The Thermococcus sibiricus MM 739 DNA window GAAGCTCAGTGGTGGGAAGATTAATCCAATGATTGGAGCAGCTGGAGTTTCAGCTGTACCAATGAGTGCTAGAGTTGTACAAAAGCTTGCCGCAAAAGAGGACCCCGGGAATTTCATACTAATGCACGCAATGGGTCCAAACGTTGCGGGAGTGATTGGAACAGCAGTAGCCGCTGGAGTTTTACTTTCAGTACTTGGTTAATTTTCTTTTTAATTTAAAACTTCATTATTTTCCCGTTTCTAAAGTTAAAAGAAAAGTTAAGAAAATGAAATCACATCATTCCTGGCATTCCACCCATTCCAGACATTCCAGCGCCTTCTTCACCCCTACCTTCGGATTTTGATAACTTTGCAGCTATAACATCGTCAATCCTGAGTATCATTATTGCAACTTCGCTTGCACTCTTGATTGCCTGTCTCTTAACTCTTGCTGGTTCAATCACTCCTCTCTCAAGCATGTCTGCTGGTTCTCCTGCAAACACGTCAACTCCTATGGCCTTTCCTTTGTTCTTGTGCTCGCTAATAGCCTTCACGAGAACATCAATTGTATCAAGACCAGCGTTTTCCGCAAGGGTCTTTGGAATAACCTTCAAAGCTTCGGCAAAGGCCTCAACTGCAAGTTGTTCTTTGCCACCAACTTTCTTTGCAAACTCATCAAGTCTGATGCTTAGATCAAGCTCTGTAGCCCCTCCACCTGGTAAGATTGCACCGTCTTCCATTACATCCTTGGAAACCTTTATTGCATCTTCAAGAGCCCTTTCAACCTCATCAACCACGTGCTCTGTTCCTCCTCTAATGAGGATTGTAACTGCCTTTGGATTCTTGCAACCCTCAACAAAGATCATGTTTTCTCCAGCGACCTTTCTCTCCTCAACAACCTCAGCATAACCAAGGTCTTCACTTGTCAAGTCTTTAACGTTTGTCACAACTTTTGCACCGGTTGCCTTGGCGAGCTTCTCCATGTCACTCTTTTTAACTCTCCTAACTGCTAAAATACCGTGCTTTGCTAAGTAGTGCTGGGCTAAATCATCAATACCCTTCTGGCAGAAGAGAACATTTGCACCTGTAGCAGCCACTTGCTCTACCATCTCTTGGAGCATCTTCTCTTCCTGCTCGAGGAATGCATAGAGTTGGTCGGGACTTGTAATGTTTATCTTTGCATCTGTTTCAGTCTTTTTAACCTCAAGAGCATCGTTTATGAGGGCTATTTTTGCGTTTATTACTTTCTTTGGCATTCTTGGGTGGACTCTCTCTTTATCGATGACAACACCCTTAATGAGCTGGGTGTCTCTTACGCTTCCACCCTCTTTCTTCTCAAGCTTAATGTTGTCAATATCAACAACATATGTACCGTTAACCTTCTCAGCGACTTGCTTAACAGCCTCAACAGCGAGCTTCGCTAAGAGCTCTTTATGACTCTCTGCATTCTTACCGGTTATTGAAGTTGAGGCTATCTTTGTAAGGGTCTCCTCATTATCAGGCTCAACTGAAATGGCTATGCTATCGACTATTTCTTGGGCTTTCTCAGCCGCTAGAGTATAACCCTTAATAACTATGCTTGGATGGATATTTTGATCCAAAAGCTCTTCAGCCTTTGCCAAAAGTTCACCAGCTATTACAACAGCTGTTGTGGTTCCATCCCCGGCTTCTTTGTCCTGAGTCTTTGCAACTTCAATGATCATTTTAGCCGCTGGATGCTGGACATCGATTTGCTCTAAAATTGTTGCACCGTCGTTTGTGATTACTATGTCTCCAAGGCTGTCAACGAGCATTTTGTCCATACCCTTTGGACCAAGAGTAGTCCTTACAGTCTCTGCAATAACTCTTGCAGCCAAAATGTTGAGTCTTTGGGCATCTCTGCCTACATATCTTTGAGTGCCCTCTGGAAGAATAACAACAGGTTGTCCACCTTGTCCTACCATCATCTCCAATACCTCCTTTGATTAATCATGAACCTTTCGTTAGTGCTCTATAAAAAGGTTTCTATTTAAAAGGCTAGGTTTCACACATTTTATAGAATAAATGTCAATAAAATTCAGAATAAATTGAATAAATTGCAAAAAACCAGTTGCAAAAGATTCTTAAGGTTGATCTTATTTAAAATTTCCTATGGAAGGCTACAAAACAATCAGAGGCTTTGGAAAGGTTGAGAAACTATATGTGGACTCACTTTTCATAGGCTATGCAATGTCAGTAAATTCAGAAAAAGAGGCCAAAGAGTTCATTAGAAATGTTAAAGGAGCTCATTCAGATGCGACACACAACGTTTCTGCCTATAGAGTGAGGGAAGGAAACACTCTTCTTGTTTATTATGATGACGATGGTGAGCCGAGAGGAAGTGCAGGAAGGCCAGTTTTTAAAGTTCTTGAATATAAAGGTTTGGAAAATGTTGTGGTTGTTGTGACGAGGTATTTTGGCGGAACTAAGCTTGGGTATGGAGGATTGGTAAAAGCATACAGTGAAACAGCAAGTGAAGCCCTTGAAAAGGCAGGAATAATGGAAATCATTAAAAAAGAGCCTGTGGAAATTGTTTTCCCGTACAACCTATACAGCGTAATCGAAAAAGCCATTGAAAAATTTGAAGCAGAGATACTTGAGAGGAATTTTAGCGTCGAAGTCAGGTTTGTTGTGGGCATCATACCAGAACAAAAAGATGAGTTCATAAAATATGTTAATGAAATCACCAAAGGGAGAGCAAAAATAAGGGAATTTCTGGACTAGGAGAAGAGAATTGGCAAGAAAAGAGGTTAATCATCTTTCTAAAACTTTTATCAGCTCTTTCTTATCCGGCCTTTTAATAATTCCAAGCTCCAAAGCGTGCTGGAGGATGAATTCCGGGACTTCGTCATTAAAAAATCCCCTTATCCCTTTTTGGGGTATGTAAAATGCGTAAACTCTCGTTGCTCTATCTCCAAATCTTCCCCTTGCAACCATAAATCCCTTTTCAGCGTTTACTCTAACAATCTCCCACGAAAAGGTCTCGGCTAGCGCAAAAAATGCCTCAAATAGCTTAGCTTTAGCATCTTTCAAAGCTTTGTTTACAGCTTGTCTTGAAATTCCAAGGCTTTCTGCTATTTCTATTTCTCTCATTTCCTTGGCCCTCATTGTCCAAATCTTCTCCATACTTTCTGGGAGTCTAATCATCACTCAGAGCCTCCATGACTGCTTTTATGGCTTTTTCTACTTTATTTCTGGGGGCATTGGAGGTTAGGAGATACTTTCCTTTTCTTGTTTTTAGAACAATATAGTCTTGGATGTCCATATCGTATACCGTCCAAAGAGCTATCATACCTAAGACCACCACTATCGGAATTAAATCAACTGCACGAACCTTAAACCCCAGAAGAAATGCACTAACAACGAATATGAAACCTGCTGTGAGAAGTTTATGGCGTGTTTTTCCGGGAGGTATTGCTAAAGAAATCAGCACAGAGCTTGAGATGACAATCATTCCGAGGGCTCCAAAGTAATATCCGGGCAGAAGGTTACCTGGGAACGTAAAATAACGGCACAAGACATAGATAAGCATGCCCATGTAAGCTGCTCCAATTCCCGGAAAATATCTTAAAAGAACACCCTTTTCCAGTCTGTTTAAAACTAAAACCTCTTCAATATCTTCGGCTTTGAGCTTTATGGGTAACAGTCCAAAGCCGTATCTCAGAATTAGGGTATCGTTTTTGATTTCAGCTGATATACCCCCTGAAGCAAAAATAAGAACCCATCCAATGATCAACATCCACCAAGATAAGAGTTCTGTACCCCCTATCATAAAGACAAAGGCCAGAATGACAATTAACAATGGGACTCCTCCAAAGTTTGAAGGTCTAATCCCCTTCAGTTTCATTTTCAACACCCCTAAACAGCTTTATAGCTTTTTTACCATCCGGATATCCTATTACAATAACACCTCTTCTCTCTGTATTGACAATTATATAATCAAATCTCGTGTAAACAATGAGGAACACAAGAAATGTAATCCCAAGAAAAATTCCAACAACGAGACTTATACCAACTAATACACAAAATATGGGGAGTAACAGCACAATGCCTAGAAAGATCTTCCCAAAGTTTTCCCAAATTGTATAAAGTGGAATGAAGAAGTATAGAAAATAAGCAACATACATAACGAAAATCCAAAGAAAAAAGAGGGGAAATTCCTTCCATGGTGCTTTTATGAGAGCTATAACAAATAGCAATATCACAAAGGCTGCGTTCTTCCAAGCGTATCTAAATAATTTAACTCCCTTAAGTTCATTCGCAAGCATTACTTCTCTGATTTCTTCAAAAGGTATTTTAACACTCCAGAAAGGATACTTTAAGACAAGCATATTTTCTTTAATTTCTACGCTCTTTCCCGTAGATAGTACAAAAAGAGTAATTGCGCTAAAAATGAGCTCTGGAGTATAATCTCGAAGAATTAACCCTGTGATCATTAAAGAAAAGCCTAATGTGGCAAGAACTATCGAAGGCCCGGAAGGTGTTACAGGCCATGCTCCCTCAAGCTTCATAAATTTCACCATCGTATTTTTTGTCAACCTATGTAAGTTGACAAAGTATTTAAAATTTTCGTTGCGATACTCAAGGAAACTTTAATACCTTGCAAGAACAAAAATGCAAGTGGTGCTGTGAAGATGGAAGGCCCTAGAGTCTATCCCATTAAAGAAGTTGAAAAACTCAAGAAAGTTTTAGAGACAATTTCAAACTATGAATTGGTAGATATTGAAATAGAAAACAGGGCATCCTTTCTAGATGATATGCTTGAGAGCAAAGATGAAAAGCTTAAATACGCCATGAAAAAATTTGAAGAAAATGGAGTGGATGATGCCAAGCTGGTGCTTAAAGGGAATAATGCCGTGTTGGTGTTAAAAATTGAAGATGTTATCTCCATCAGATTTGTGTTTGAAGATGTCCAGAGTATTGCACAGGCACTTGGAATAAGTGGGTGAAGGTTATGAAGCTGATAAAGCAGGGAGCAGAGGCAAAGATATATCTTGCGAGCTTTGAAGAACTTTACTTCCCCTTTAATGAGGAAAAGGTCATCATAAAGCATCGCATCCCAAAGCGCTACCGCATAAAAGAAATAGACGAAAAGTTGAGAAAAGAGAGAACCGTGAGGGAAGCGAGAATTCTTCATAGAGCAAAGGAATTTGGTGTTAACGCTCCTTATGTGTACGAGGTTGACCTAAAAGATATGAAAATAGTCATGGAGTATATCGAGGGCGAGAGACTTAAGGAATACCTCGAGGCAGTCTCCATGGAGGAACGGTTGAAACTCTGCAGGGAAATTGGCAAGCAGATGGGCAAGCTCCATGAGGCCGGAATAGTGCATGGTGACTTGACAACATCAAATATGATTCTCAGAGGAGGTAAAATCTACTTCATTGACTTTGGTCTTGCTGAATTCGACTCATCTCTTGAGGCCCAAGGTGTTGATCTCCATCTCCTCAGAAGGGCTATGGAGAGTACGCATTACAAGTGGTTTGAAAAAGGGTTTGAAGAGGTTTTAAAGGGCTATGAAGAGATCAGAGGGCCAGAGAAAAGGAAAGAAGTTGAAGCAAAACTAGACGAAATAGAGAGCCGTGGCAGATATAGGGAGAGGAGTTGGGTTAAGGGTTAGTCCTTAAAAGCCCTCCAAACTCTCTCAAAAATTTCCTTCTCCTTCCCACGCTTTTTCTTTGTTAGTCTTTCCACAATAAGCTCAGGAGTGCTTTTTCCTAATACTCCAAATTTGGGCTGCCTATCCACTATTAAGTTAAGATTCTCATTCAATCCCTGAGCCTCAATTCCATCGACCCTCGCGAAGGGAAGTTCCCTCTTTAAGTCTTCTCCTAAGTGCGAGACAATCACAACATAAAACTCCCTTTCATGTGCTATCTTCAAAAGCTCACCAATGATCTTCACAGCAGCCCCAGGCTCAGTTATCGCCTCAAATTCATCTATAAGGATGAGCTTTTTACCTTCTTTTGCAAGGGAACGGGCAAATGAACGCAAAGCAGTTTCAAATGTTCCTGCTCCATAGGAAGAACGCTTCCTCCTAAAGAAGAACAGCTCGTCTAGAGGTTCTACCCATGCCTTTTCCGCAGGAACTGGGAAACCCATATGGGTCAAGATCACTATTTGACTTATGAGCTCCAGTAGCGAAGTTTTCCCACCACTATTCGCTCCCGTTAATATTACCACTCTTTCACCATTCAGGCCGTTTAAATGAACAACCTCTCCCACAGCATAGCTCACTGGTTGGGGATTCCTAATAAACAAATGCCGGCCATTGATAAACCCAATGCCTCCCTCAATCAGCTCCGGAAAAGCGAAACCTTGAGTAAATTCACTAACGGCCCTCAAAAATTCCAGCTCATAAGCCCTTTTTAGCTCCTCTCTAAGTTGAGGTATTAAAGGCCTTATTTTTCTCAAAACCTCACGACTCTTTAAATAAATCTCCATCTTTATTTCTCTCTCAAGCTCACTTCTCATGGCCTCAATTCGCTCAGTAGGGACCTCAACTGGATAGAGACTCTCCCTTGAGAATATTTCCACATCAATTTCAAGCAAATTGCTCAATCGCTCCTCGCTTTTAACCATTTCTTCAAGAATCTCGTTTTCAACTTGGGAAAAATGAGAGAAAATTGACTCATAATCTCCCTCTTTTAACTTCTTTAGAAAATCCAGTAGGTCTTTCCCAGTGAGTGTTAGGCTGAATTCTTTTAATAGCTCCTCAATACGCTCGTTAAGGCGTTTTTCTTCTTCTCTCACTATTTCATCAAGTTCACTCAATAATTTTCTCTTTTTCATCACCTTCTCTATTTCCCTTAAATGCACAAGTATTTCATTTGAAACACTATCCTCTCCTAAGAGGGCCTTTATATTTGATAATGCTTTTAAAACATCCTTGTTTTCCCATAATGGCAATATATAAAGCTCAGGGGCAATTTCAGCAATTGAAAGACCCACATCAACTCCATATCCAATGGTGCTCAGTATAATAGTATAACCATCTAAAGGTTCAGAAGAGACATCACAAACTTCTAAGGCTCGTGCTTTTTCTAATTCACTATCATCAACGACAAGGAGCCTATCATGTAAATAATCCCTTCTGAACCTAATGGGTTTTATTTTAGCAAGAAATTCTTTAAGCTCTGGCCTGATTTTTGGAAGGTTTTTCTTCAAATATTCCTGTCTTCTTATAATCTCCTCTTTGTTATTCGTGGGAAAAAACTTCTCAAGATAAACTAAGCTTTCTTTGAGCTGTATTAGATTTTTTATTTCATCTCTTATGCCTTTATAAATGGCTTTGGCTTCGGGGTTTAACTTCATCTTACTACAACTCTATTTACTACATATATAAAACTATTTTCCAAATCCTTCGGTCTATTCTTTTATTTTCTCAACGACTCTAATATCCTCAATCCTTGTAAATGGATACTGACCCTTTTCATCTTTTTCCACAGCCTTAACCATATCCCAGATTGTTAATAGGGCTACACTCACACCTGTTAAAGCTTCCATTTCCACACCTGTTTTGTAGTAAGCTCTAACTTCACACGTTGCTTCTATGTAATCCTTCCCAAATTCAAATGCTATATCAACGCCAGTTAATGGGATAGGGTGACATAATGGAATTATCTCCCACGTTCTTTTTACGGCCAAAATACCTGCAATCTGAGCACTAGCTATCACATTCCCTTTCTTAGTTTTTCCTTCCTGAATAAGCCGTATGGTTTCTGGTTTTAATTTTATCCTACCTTTTGCAATAGCTTTTCTGAATACTACCTCTTTTTGTCCTACTTCCACCATTTTGACACCTTTTTCATTAACATGAGTTAGTTCCATTTTCCTCACCATATTTTTCTTTATTCAAGAAAGGTATTTAAGCTTTGAAGAGAAAAGCTATCTTGAAGTTTGAAGTATGAGGTGAGCAAGATGGAGGAATTTATTATTTCTACAACTGAAAATGTGCCCGGATATAAAGTGGTCAAAGTTCTCGGTCTCGCAAGAGGGGCAACTGTAAGGGCAAAACACCTTGGAAAGGACATTTTGGCAGGTTTAAGAAATATCGCTGGTGGCGAGGTAAAGGAATACACCGAAATGCTTGCTGAAGCGAGAGAAGTGGCCCTTGAAAGGATGATCCAAGATGCCAAAAAAAGAGGGGCAAATGGGATTATCGGAGTAAGATTCATGACTTCTGCTGTTGCTTCTGGAGCGGCAGAAATATTCGCTTATGGAACTGCAGTTATACTGGAGAAAGAATGAAGATCTCCACACTATTTTTACATTTCTATTCTACCTTTTGAGTTTGAGCTTCCGATTCTTTAGATCTGTTTTACCCTATGATTATCCGTGTGCTGAGGTATTTTATTACAAACTTATATAGTAATATTTAAATACCTTCTAAAAGTCATTTTCTCGGGTGGTGCTATGGGGGCCATGAAAATAGCACTAAAGGATTTTGAGGTAAGTGTTAGGACAAAAAAGTTCCAAAGTACGGTAGGGCTGTTTATAATAATCGCTATGGCTTTAATTTATTATTCCAAGATCCTAGGGATATCTGAAGAATCCTACAAAAGTCCTTTTCAGATGGTCTTCCTCTCGAGCTTTTCTAATGCATTTACTTACTCAATATCCCTCCTAGGACTACTCTTTGGGGCCACATCAATCAGCAATGAAATTGAAAACGGCACTATGAAGATTTTAGGAACAAAACCCATTTACAGGAGCCAGATAATCCTGGGAAAGCTTTTAGGAAGTTCCCTAATTATCTTTGCCGGGTTGGTCATATTTTATACTCTCACAGTAGCATTTGCATTAATTATAGGATTCCCGTTTTACCAAGAAGACTTTGTGAGGTTTTTAATCACATTTCCATTCAGCTTCCTCTATGGATTGATTTTTTCAAGTTTTGGCCTATTAATCTCAGTTTTCATAAGGAAATCCAAAAATGTGTTGATAATGGCCATCTTCATTTTTATCTTTTTCAACGTGCTCCTTAGTACTATTGCTGGAGTAGTTGCCTTGGCCATTGCAGGATTACCTCCCGTTCCAGAACTTCCTGAAAATGCTCTAAACCTAACAGAGGAGGAGCTTGAGGATTTAATACTCAAAGATCCCTCTTACCAAGCATGGCTTACTGAATTAGTGAATACTACAGAGAAAATCCTTTACATCGCACCAAACTACCACTACCAAGAAATCATGAGGCTACTCTTTGGGGGAAAACCTCAAATTAGTGAAGTGGTTTCAGCTATAACCTATAATGAAATGGTCGTTGAGGACAGAAGTCTCGGAGAAAGCTTGGGATTAATTCTCCAGAATGTAATTATGTTAATGATTATGTTTCTACTCCCCCTTCCAGTGAGTTATATCAAATTCATAAGGGCTGACTTGAGGTGATCAAGATGTATGCGATTGAAATTGAGAATTTAACTAAGAAGTATGGTGAGTTTATAGCCGTAGATAATCTAACATTGAACATTGAGAAGGGGATCATCTTTGGATTTTTAGGCCCAAATGGTGCCGGAAAAACAACGACAATACTCAGTATGTTGGGATTAATAATTCCTGATAACGGAAAAATCCAGATTATGGGGCATGATGTTTTAAAAAGCCCAATAAAAGCCAAGAACCTCCTTGGGTACCTCCCGGAGAATGCGACATTGTATGAGGAACTTACAGCTTGGCGCAATTTGGAGTTTTTCGCAAGCTTTTACAGAATTCCTAATCGAGAAAAAGAAAAACGTATAGAAGAGCTACTTAAACTCGTTGGACTCTGGGAGGTTCGTTACAAAAGGGTAAAAAACTTCTCCAAGGGTATGAAACAAAGGCTCTTACTTGCCAAAGCCTTAGTAAATGACCCTGATGTTCTAATCCTTGACGAACCCACAAGTGGTCTTGACCCAGAGGGGGCCCATTTAGTTAAAAGCATAGTAAAAGAAGAGGCAAAGACAGGAAAGACGGTGTTTTTTTCATCCCATATTCTCAGTGAGGTCGAAGAACTCAGTGATAAAGTTGGTATCATCGTTCGAGGAAGGTTAAGAGCAATAGGGCCTCTCAACCATATAAAAAAGCAATTTATGGAGCTTGAGGGATATGAAATAAAAATCGAAACCAAACAGAGAATGCCAGAACTTAATGTTGATGGAATAATCAGAGTAGAACGAATTGACGAAAGGAAATCAATAATATTCACAAAAGAAGACATCAGAGCACAGATATCTGACTACCTAACAAACAAGGGGATCACCATAGTGAGTCTTAAAATCGAGGAACCTAGCTTAGAAGACGTTTTCTTGAAGACAGTGTATAAGAGGGAGGGAAGAGGATGAAAAGATGGGGATTTCTTTTGAGTCTCCTTCTCCTTTTCTCCACTATCCCAGCAAAAGCTTCTCTCCCATGGATAACAGTTTTTGAAGGAAGAGTGCAAATAGGAGAAATCCTAATTGTAGGAAATTACCAGATAGAGATAACTCAAGAGAAATACTCGCTAAAACCATACGCACTCATTCGTAAAGAAGGTAAAATCAGAAAACTAGTAGAACTTAATGGAACCGTTGAAGTTGATTCAATACGGATAATAAGAGGAAGCTTTGACGATAGTGGCCTTTTCATAGTTATCCAGTACCAACCAACTTTTATTAACGAGCTAAAGCCACAAGAAGGTGATCTATTTAACATTGAGGGTTATGTAATTAAAGTTCTGGAAGTTGATAAAGCACTTTCCCTGAGTGTGAATGGGGTAGAAGTTTATGTAAAGGAAAACTCCTCAAGAACATACGATAAACTTTTGTTCGTTTATAATGCAGGGGTTTTAAGGATCTACTCTGCTAATATCTCCGTGCACTATGATAAGAGTAAGGATTACGAACTTTACTATCCCTTCAAGAGCTTGAGAACAAAAAGCGGGGCTGAACTAACCATTCCAATTACCATAACAAATAATGGCAATGATGATATAATCCTCCCTTTGGACATTATTTCAGCACCAGCTGAGTGGAGAATTGAGTTTCTTGGAGAAAGTAACAATTATGAGGTCAGTGAGATCACCCTACCTCCTGAAGATTCCGTAACTATATTTCTTCATATAAACACTCCCGAAGGTGCAAAAGGCCCTAATAACATCACTTTCTCTGTAGGAGATAAAATAGGAGAAATAACAGTTGATGTTGTTGACAAAGAGGAAATAGAAATAATAACACCGCTGTTAGGAATTGAAGTTGAGGCAGGAAGTCTGATAAGTCTTCCCGTGTACTTCATAGGGCCTGAAACAAAAAAGGCCGTTTTCCTCGAAATAACAGAGAAACCTCTTAACTGGGACGTCTATTTCACTTTGAATGGCTTAAGAATAACTTCCTTCCTTTTAAATAGCAATAAAGAAGTGAATCTTATTGTGAAAATACCTCAAAATATCGAACTCGGAACATACCCAATAAAATTCACCGCCAATGGGATAGAAAAGGCCATTACTGTGTCTATCTACAAAACACATAGAGGAGAACTCGCAAAACTCCATTTAAGTGTAATAGATGAAAATGGAACCCCCATCCCAAAGACTAAAGTTCAAATTGGAAACGAGACCTATATTACAAATATTGATGGCTCATTGGAAAAGGAGATGCCAAAGGGAAATTATAACATTACAGTAAGTAAAGAGGGATAT harbors:
- the thsB gene encoding thermosome subunit beta is translated as MVGQGGQPVVILPEGTQRYVGRDAQRLNILAARVIAETVRTTLGPKGMDKMLVDSLGDIVITNDGATILEQIDVQHPAAKMIIEVAKTQDKEAGDGTTTAVVIAGELLAKAEELLDQNIHPSIVIKGYTLAAEKAQEIVDSIAISVEPDNEETLTKIASTSITGKNAESHKELLAKLAVEAVKQVAEKVNGTYVVDIDNIKLEKKEGGSVRDTQLIKGVVIDKERVHPRMPKKVINAKIALINDALEVKKTETDAKINITSPDQLYAFLEQEEKMLQEMVEQVAATGANVLFCQKGIDDLAQHYLAKHGILAVRRVKKSDMEKLAKATGAKVVTNVKDLTSEDLGYAEVVEERKVAGENMIFVEGCKNPKAVTILIRGGTEHVVDEVERALEDAIKVSKDVMEDGAILPGGGATELDLSIRLDEFAKKVGGKEQLAVEAFAEALKVIPKTLAENAGLDTIDVLVKAISEHKNKGKAIGVDVFAGEPADMLERGVIEPARVKRQAIKSASEVAIMILRIDDVIAAKLSKSEGRGEEGAGMSGMGGMPGMM
- a CDS encoding YigZ family protein codes for the protein MEGYKTIRGFGKVEKLYVDSLFIGYAMSVNSEKEAKEFIRNVKGAHSDATHNVSAYRVREGNTLLVYYDDDGEPRGSAGRPVFKVLEYKGLENVVVVVTRYFGGTKLGYGGLVKAYSETASEALEKAGIMEIIKKEPVEIVFPYNLYSVIEKAIEKFEAEILERNFSVEVRFVVGIIPEQKDEFIKYVNEITKGRAKIREFLD
- a CDS encoding Kae1-associated kinase Bud32 gives rise to the protein MKLIKQGAEAKIYLASFEELYFPFNEEKVIIKHRIPKRYRIKEIDEKLRKERTVREARILHRAKEFGVNAPYVYEVDLKDMKIVMEYIEGERLKEYLEAVSMEERLKLCREIGKQMGKLHEAGIVHGDLTTSNMILRGGKIYFIDFGLAEFDSSLEAQGVDLHLLRRAMESTHYKWFEKGFEEVLKGYEEIRGPEKRKEVEAKLDEIESRGRYRERSWVKG
- a CDS encoding MutS-related protein, producing the protein MKLNPEAKAIYKGIRDEIKNLIQLKESLVYLEKFFPTNNKEEIIRRQEYLKKNLPKIRPELKEFLAKIKPIRFRRDYLHDRLLVVDDSELEKARALEVCDVSSEPLDGYTIILSTIGYGVDVGLSIAEIAPELYILPLWENKDVLKALSNIKALLGEDSVSNEILVHLREIEKVMKKRKLLSELDEIVREEEKRLNERIEELLKEFSLTLTGKDLLDFLKKLKEGDYESIFSHFSQVENEILEEMVKSEERLSNLLEIDVEIFSRESLYPVEVPTERIEAMRSELEREIKMEIYLKSREVLRKIRPLIPQLREELKRAYELEFLRAVSEFTQGFAFPELIEGGIGFINGRHLFIRNPQPVSYAVGEVVHLNGLNGERVVILTGANSGGKTSLLELISQIVILTHMGFPVPAEKAWVEPLDELFFFRRKRSSYGAGTFETALRSFARSLAKEGKKLILIDEFEAITEPGAAVKIIGELLKIAHEREFYVVIVSHLGEDLKRELPFARVDGIEAQGLNENLNLIVDRQPKFGVLGKSTPELIVERLTKKKRGKEKEIFERVWRAFKD
- the moaC gene encoding cyclic pyranopterin monophosphate synthase MoaC — encoded protein: MELTHVNEKGVKMVEVGQKEVVFRKAIAKGRIKLKPETIRLIQEGKTKKGNVIASAQIAGILAVKRTWEIIPLCHPIPLTGVDIAFEFGKDYIEATCEVRAYYKTGVEMEALTGVSVALLTIWDMVKAVEKDEKGQYPFTRIEDIRVVEKIKE
- a CDS encoding YbjQ family protein, with protein sequence MEEFIISTTENVPGYKVVKVLGLARGATVRAKHLGKDILAGLRNIAGGEVKEYTEMLAEAREVALERMIQDAKKRGANGIIGVRFMTSAVASGAAEIFAYGTAVILEKE
- a CDS encoding ABC transporter permease produces the protein MGAMKIALKDFEVSVRTKKFQSTVGLFIIIAMALIYYSKILGISEESYKSPFQMVFLSSFSNAFTYSISLLGLLFGATSISNEIENGTMKILGTKPIYRSQIILGKLLGSSLIIFAGLVIFYTLTVAFALIIGFPFYQEDFVRFLITFPFSFLYGLIFSSFGLLISVFIRKSKNVLIMAIFIFIFFNVLLSTIAGVVALAIAGLPPVPELPENALNLTEEELEDLILKDPSYQAWLTELVNTTEKILYIAPNYHYQEIMRLLFGGKPQISEVVSAITYNEMVVEDRSLGESLGLILQNVIMLMIMFLLPLPVSYIKFIRADLR
- a CDS encoding ABC transporter ATP-binding protein, with protein sequence MYAIEIENLTKKYGEFIAVDNLTLNIEKGIIFGFLGPNGAGKTTTILSMLGLIIPDNGKIQIMGHDVLKSPIKAKNLLGYLPENATLYEELTAWRNLEFFASFYRIPNREKEKRIEELLKLVGLWEVRYKRVKNFSKGMKQRLLLAKALVNDPDVLILDEPTSGLDPEGAHLVKSIVKEEAKTGKTVFFSSHILSEVEELSDKVGIIVRGRLRAIGPLNHIKKQFMELEGYEIKIETKQRMPELNVDGIIRVERIDERKSIIFTKEDIRAQISDYLTNKGITIVSLKIEEPSLEDVFLKTVYKREGRG
- a CDS encoding NEW3 domain-containing protein, translating into MKRWGFLLSLLLLFSTIPAKASLPWITVFEGRVQIGEILIVGNYQIEITQEKYSLKPYALIRKEGKIRKLVELNGTVEVDSIRIIRGSFDDSGLFIVIQYQPTFINELKPQEGDLFNIEGYVIKVLEVDKALSLSVNGVEVYVKENSSRTYDKLLFVYNAGVLRIYSANISVHYDKSKDYELYYPFKSLRTKSGAELTIPITITNNGNDDIILPLDIISAPAEWRIEFLGESNNYEVSEITLPPEDSVTIFLHINTPEGAKGPNNITFSVGDKIGEITVDVVDKEEIEIITPLLGIEVEAGSLISLPVYFIGPETKKAVFLEITEKPLNWDVYFTLNGLRITSFLLNSNKEVNLIVKIPQNIELGTYPIKFTANGIEKAITVSIYKTHRGELAKLHLSVIDENGTPIPKTKVQIGNETYITNIDGSLEKEMPKGNYNITVSKEGYENHQLTLNLEDGEERDVTITLKKLLHYAKVELESDHLTTGFDFQPSYKIQLENLGKEDDEYFLSLEGLPSEWAIRFLKDIQSNLEVKSLKVSSESSQIVHLKIIPPLNAKPGVYNATLRVKASSGEEIAKNIQVEVIGRYEASLETSNYLLSLKPGEKREVKLTLRNSGNAITNVNIEVNTPNGWEVEVEPQKLAKLESNSAKTVILRIKVSETTPAGEYKVSIKAKADQTESETRLTVRVRQNSNYAYLGLTLLFTTLIGLVLIIRRVGRR